The Nostoc sp. 'Lobaria pulmonaria (5183) cyanobiont' DNA window TGTAAAACAAATTGTTTCTAACTCTGTGGAAGAAGGGATGCAACCATTGGTTATGATTGATTCTTCCAACTGTGTCCAATTATGGTCTTGGCTCAAAGATGAGGAAATAAATACTAATCAAATTAACCTTGGCCAGCAGCATCAATATATGCAGGATGAATGGCAAGGCGCACGTCTAATTCGTATTCGCCAAGAACTCGCCCCTGGAATTATTGAGAAAAAAGCCAGACATTTAATAGAGACTTCTTTAGAAGATACCAGAACTAAAGAAGAGCTAAACAAACTGCCGCCTACGCTTAAAATTCCTTCAGCTTCTAGTTCGACTGGGTTATTCCGACTCAGCGCCACTAAGCAAACTGGATGTGTGGCTTATCTATCTGTGGCACGTGAAGCACCACATCAATATCCACGCGGGCAAAGTTGTTATCGTTCAACCCAGACCCTAGCCAACAAAGCTGGGTTAAAGATAAGTCAACTCTCTACAAAAGTTCCATTTGTGGGTCGCTGGCCTTCTCCAAACCCCCTTGAGATTGTTGTTACCTTACGTCAACCAGAAGATAATCCTGATGATCTAGCTGCCCTTGTAGAGTCACTGCGCTATGGCTTTGGTCACTACAGCGATTGGACAGGTTTGCCTGCTCCCCTATTTTTTGAGCGTGTTGTACGGGATTACATCAGTGATTTTGCGATCGCAGACGAAGATATTGAATCGGAGCAAGATTAAATATTTTGCCAGTGAAGAAAGAGGCTACTAATAAATTTACAACTTGGAGTCCTATATTATTTGCAATCAAACTCGCACAAAGATGACTGTTAGAATGCATCTCGATGCATTGACATTGTAAGGGGATGCATTAACAATGCAGCCGACGCATTGGCATTGTAAGAGGACGCATTAACAATGCATCCCGATGCATTGGCATTGTAAGGGGACGCATTAACAATGCGGCCGACGCATTGGCATTGTAAGAGGACGCATTGGCATTGCAAGGTATTACTGAATTTAATTCGCTACGAATTAATGAAATGCTGTACTTAACAAGCCAAAGTTAGGACTCCAACCTAAAACTTGAGTTTAATGAGCTTGGTAAAACCTTAGAACATGCCCGAAAGCTGGCAAAAATAGTGTAACTGACACAGAGATATCAAGCAGCAATTGGGACAGGAAACTACTACTTTAAATTGGGTATAACCCGTATGGTCTATAGCTTTAAGTCACTTTCATAGATTTTACAATATAAGTAAGACTTAAAAATAACGCTTCAATTATATGAAAATCCTCTCATCAGAGCTAGTACATTTAGGATTTGGCAAATATGTGCGTTCTGACCAAGTAACAGCAGTTATACCAATAGAAGAGGAGCGAGGGCCAGGGCGACGAACCTTTGTTCACATTCAAGGGCAAAGCGATCCAATTATTGCCTCTCGCGCTGAAGATACCATCGTGCGTGATTTAGTACAAGAGCCACGCGAAGTTACGCAAGCACGTCAGCAGCAGGAAATTCTTCAAGATTTATTGGTAAATTTAAGTAATGTTAATTCGACTGTGCGTCGAATTAACCGTGATGAAGGCAGTTTGGATCTTGATTTGTTAGAACGACGAATTAAGCAAGTCCTGGAAAATTAATTGCAGAAATCAGCAAACTAAATAACGGAGAAAAATATTGCTGAATACAATTACAGACCAAGTTTCAGTATCAGATACACAAACAAAATCACCACGGTTGTGGATACCTGAACGGGTACTGTTTACACCTGCTGCCCTAGATGAGGTTTGGGGGCAGCAGATTTTTGCACGTGTGCAGTCACTCAACTTACCAATAGAAGAATTATCACAAAACCGCCTGAAGGGACTGCGCGGTGAGTCTGAGCGGGATACTTACAACATCGCCAAACGTACCTTAGCAGTAGTTACTGCACCACCCAGTTCTTTTAAACTGAGTCCCATTCCACCTTCTGCGGATTGGCAGTTTCACCTTGCTGAGGGTTGTCCGGCTCATTGTCAATACTGCTACTTAGCTGGTAGCTTGTCGGGGCCACCTGTCATCCGCGTTTTTGCTAACTTACCGCAGATATTAGAGAACTTAGCTAACTACGAGCAACAGGGGAAAAACACAAGTTTTGAAGTTAGCTGTTATACTGACGCATTAGGTATTGAGCATTTAACTGGAAGTCTGGCTGAATGTATCCGTTACTTTGGCACTCGTACCAATGCACATCTACGTTGGGTATCGAAGTTTGATGCTGTGGATGGATTACTCGACTTACCACATAAAGGGCATACTCGCTGTCGGATGAGTGTTAATGCAGCACCGATTTCTGGTAAGTTTGAAGGTGGCACAGCCTCCGTAGCATCCAGACTTAATGCGTTGCGACGGTTGGCGCTACCACAAGAGCGTGGCGGTGGCGGTTATCCAGTCGGTTTGGTGATCGCGCCAATTATGCCGATAGACGATTGGCAGATGCACTATAGTTCTTTGTTTGACCAGATAAACGAGGCACTGGATTTTGACTGTAACGTGACCTTTGAACTCATCTCGCATCGCTTCACGCCTGGGTCAAAAGAAGTGTTACAAACTTGGTATCCGCAATCAAAATTAGAGATGGATGAGGCAAAACGCAGTGTCAAGCGTAATAAGTTTGGTGGGACAAAGTATGTTTACGAGAAAGACACAATGAAGGCGTTGCGTTGCTTTTTTGAGAGTGAGATTAGTAGGCGCTTTCCAAATGTTGAAATTCTTTATTGGACTTAGAAGACTACTTCGCTCAAATACAGTTTGAGCAAATTAATTATTGGGTAAGAGAGCGATCGCATAATATAGCGATCGCTCTCTATTCTCCTGATTTTTCACCCATTGAAAACTGTTGGTCGAAGGTAAAAGAGTTTTTGCGTAGGCGTAGCTCGCCGCAGGCATCCCAAGCTGCTAGAACTTATCTTGAGTTAGACAAGGCCATTACAAATGCTCTGAATGCAGTAACTAAAAAAGACATTATTGGATGGTTCACTCACTGCTGTTACTATTTTGCATTTCTGGAGTCATGGTTTCAGTCATCATCATCATCATC harbors:
- a CDS encoding spore photoproduct lyase family protein is translated as MPERVLFTPAALDEVWGQQIFARVQSLNLPIEELSQNRLKGLRGESERDTYNIAKRTLAVVTAPPSSFKLSPIPPSADWQFHLAEGCPAHCQYCYLAGSLSGPPVIRVFANLPQILENLANYEQQGKNTSFEVSCYTDALGIEHLTGSLAECIRYFGTRTNAHLRWVSKFDAVDGLLDLPHKGHTRCRMSVNAAPISGKFEGGTASVASRLNALRRLALPQERGGGGYPVGLVIAPIMPIDDWQMHYSSLFDQINEALDFDCNVTFELISHRFTPGSKEVLQTWYPQSKLEMDEAKRSVKRNKFGGTKYVYEKDTMKALRCFFESEISRRFPNVEILYWT